Proteins encoded within one genomic window of Triticum aestivum cultivar Chinese Spring chromosome 2D, IWGSC CS RefSeq v2.1, whole genome shotgun sequence:
- the LOC123048748 gene encoding GDSL esterase/lipase At2g23540 gives MGRMGSAAAVAVAVVAVLCAAAVARVRGEDTVDEDTPGASFIFGDSLVDAGNNNYLSTLSKADMNPNGIDFAASGGTPTGRFTNGRTIADIIGEMLGQADYSPPFLAPNTTGGALLNGVNYASGGAGILNGTGRVFVNRIGMDVQVDYFNITRRELDGLLGKEKAREFIHKKAIFSITVGSNDFLNNYLMPVLSAGTRVAESPDGFIDDLIIHLREQLTRLHALGARKFVVANVGPLGCIPYQKTLNRVKDDECVKLPNTLAAQYNGRLRDLLIELNAGGLPGGRFLLANVYDLVMELIANHRKYGFSTASVACCGNGGRYAGIVPCGPTSSMCDDRENHVFWDPYHPSEKANVLLAKYIVDGDSKYISPMNLRKLFKL, from the exons ATGGGGAGAATgggttcggcggcggcggtggcggtggccgtggtggcggtgctgtgcgcggcggcggtggcgagggtGAGAGGGGAGGACACCGTGGACGAGGACACGCCCGGGGCGTCCTTCATCTTCGGGGACTCGCTGGTCGACGCCGGGAACAACAACTACCTCTCCACGCTGTCCAAGGCCGACATGAACCCCAACGGCATCGACTTCGCCGCCTCCGGCGGGACGCCCACCGGCCGCTTCACCAACGGCAGGACCATCGCCGACATCATAG GGGAGATGCTGGGCCAGGCGGACTACTCGCCGCCGTTCCTGGCGCCGAACACGACGGGCGGCGCGCTGCTGAACGGCGTGAACTACGCGTCCGGCGGGGCCGGGATCCTGAACGGCACGGGCCGGGTGTTCGTGAACCGGATCGGCATGGACGTGCAGGTGGACTACTTCAACATCACGCGGCGGGAGCTGGACGGCCTGCTGGGCAAGGAGAAGGCGAGGGAGTTCATCCACAAGAAGGCCATCTTCTCCATCACCGTCGGCTCCAACGACTTCCTCAACAACTACCTGATGCCGGTGCTCTCCGCCGGCACGCGCGTGGCCGAGTCGCCCGACGGCTTCATCGACGACCTCATCATCCACCTCCGGGAGCAGCTCACGCGGCTGCACGCGCTGGGGGCGCGCAAGTTCGTGGTGGCCAACGTGGGGCCGCTGGGATGCATCCCGTACCAGAAGACGCTGAACCGGGTCAAGGACGACGAGTGCGTGAAGCTGCCCAACACGCTCGCTGCGCAGTACAACGGCCGGCTGCGCGACCTGCTCATCGAGCTCAACGCCGGCGGGCTGCCGGGGGGCAGGTTCCTGCTGGCCAACGTGTACGACCTGGTGATGGAGCTCATCGCCAACCACAGGAAGTACGGGTTCTCGACGGCCAGCGTGGCCTGCTGCGGCAACGGCGGCAGGTACGCCGGGATCGTGCCGTGCGGGCCGACGTCCAGCATGTGCGACGACCGGGAGAACCACGTGTTCTGGGACCCGTATCATCCCAGCGAGAAGGCCAACGTGCTGCTCGCCAAGTACATCGTCGACGGCGACAGCAAGTACATCTCCCCCATGAACCTCAGGAAGCTCTTCAAGCTCTAG